Proteins encoded by one window of Candidatus Aminicenantes bacterium:
- a CDS encoding ABC transporter ATP-binding protein gives MNRNDFIVATRDVTKTYHDNGVDVHAVRGIDLTIESGEFTAIVGPSGSGKTTFLNIISGLDEPSGGKVFLDGKELSCMRGRELSDFRRDHIGFIFQSYNLVPVLRVEENVEYIMMLQGVSRPERHRRVMEILDAVGLAGMADRLPTKLSGGQQQRVAIARAMVFRPRLILADEPTANLDSRTGTGLLDMMRELNEKTGMTFLFSTHDRMIMKRARRVITLHDGLIAEDERRDQQR, from the coding sequence ATGAACCGGAATGATTTTATTGTGGCAACCCGGGACGTAACCAAGACCTACCACGACAACGGCGTGGATGTTCACGCTGTTCGCGGCATCGATCTCACCATAGAAAGCGGCGAATTCACCGCCATCGTGGGGCCGTCCGGATCCGGAAAGACCACGTTTCTCAATATTATCTCCGGCCTCGACGAGCCCAGCGGCGGCAAAGTGTTTCTGGACGGTAAAGAGTTGTCCTGCATGCGCGGGCGGGAGTTGTCCGACTTCCGGCGCGACCATATCGGTTTTATTTTTCAGTCTTACAACCTGGTTCCCGTGCTGCGGGTGGAGGAGAATGTGGAATACATCATGATGCTTCAAGGTGTTTCCAGACCAGAGCGTCACCGCCGCGTAATGGAAATTTTGGATGCCGTGGGTCTGGCCGGCATGGCCGACCGGCTTCCCACGAAACTTTCGGGCGGCCAGCAGCAACGGGTGGCCATCGCCCGTGCCATGGTGTTCAGGCCGCGATTAATCCTGGCGGATGAACCCACGGCCAACCTCGATTCCAGAACCGGGACCGGCCTGCTGGACATGATGCGTGAACTGAACGAAAAAACCGGTATGACGTTTCTTTTTTCCACTCATGACCGCATGATCATGAAGCGCGCCCGACGGGTCATTACCTTGCATGATGGTCTTATCGCCGAAGACGAGCGCCGCGACCAGCAGAGATAA